Proteins co-encoded in one Pan paniscus chromosome 23, NHGRI_mPanPan1-v2.0_pri, whole genome shotgun sequence genomic window:
- the SEPTIN3 gene encoding neuronal-specific septin-3 isoform X5: MSKGQSGLGKSTLVNTLFKSQVSRKASSWNREEKIPKTVEIKAIGHVIEEGGVKMKLTVIDTPGFGDQINNENCWEPIEKYINEQYEKFLKEEVNIARKKRIPDTRVHCCLYFISPTGHSLRPLDLEFMKHLSKVVNIIPVIAKADTMTLEEKSEFKQRVRKELEVNGIEFYPQKEFDEDLEDKTENDKIRQESMPFAVVGSDKEYQVNGKRVLGRKTPWGIIEVENLNHCEFALLRDFVIRTHLQDLKEVTHNIHYETYRAKRLNDNGGLPPVSVDTEESHDSNP; the protein is encoded by the exons GCCAGAGTGGACTGGGCAAATCAACGCTGGTCAACACGCTCTTCAAATCCCAAGTGAGCCGCAAGGCCTCCAGCTGGAACCGGGAGGAGAAGATCCCCAAGACAGTGGAGATCAAAGCTATCGGGCATG TGATAGAGGAAGGCGGTGTCAAAATGAAGCTGACCGTCATCGACACCCCAGGCTTTGGAGACCAAATCAACAATGAAAACTG CTGGGAGCCCATTGAGAAGTACATCAATGAGCAGTACGAGAAGTTCCTGAAGGAGGAGGTCAACATCGCCAGGAAGAAACGCATCCCTGACACTCGTGTCCACTGCTGCCTTTACTTCATCTCTCCCACAGGACACTC CTTGCGACCTCTGGATCTTGAGTTCATGAAACACCTCAGCAAGGTTGTGAACATCATCCCTGTCATTGCTAAGGCTGACACCATGACCCTGGAGGAGAAGTCTGAATTCAAGCAAAGG GTTCGCAAGGAGCTTGAAGTAAATGGCATTGAATTCTACCCCCAGAAGGAATTTGATGAGGATTTGGAGGATAAGACGGAGAATGACAAAATCAGG CAGGAGAGCATGCCTTTTGCTGTGGTGGGAAGTGACAAGGAGTACCAAGTGAATGGCAAGAGGGTCCTCGGCCGAAAAACTCCATGGGGGATCATCGAAG tGGAAAACCTCAACCACTGTGAGTTTGCCCTGCTTCGAGACTTTGTCATCAG GACCCACCTCCAGGACCTCAAGGAAGTGACACACAACATCCACTATGAGACTTACAGGGCCAAGCGGCTCAATGACAATGGAGGCCTCCCTCCGGTGAGCGTGGACACAGAGGAAAGCCACGACAGTAACCCATGA